The Beijerinckiaceae bacterium RH AL1 genome has a segment encoding these proteins:
- the osmC gene encoding osmotically inducible, stress-inducible membrane protein (ID:RHAL1_01041;~source:Prodigal:2.6), with product MPAINTGSATWEGDLKSGKGTISTKSGALSSQPYGFNTRFEGKPGTNPEELVGAAHASCFAMAMSLFLGNEGFTAEHMDAKSDVALEQEGEGFAVKKIHLTLKAKIPNIEEATFQKIAEATKEGCPISKLLNAKITLDASLV from the coding sequence ATGCCAGCGATCAACACCGGCTCGGCCACGTGGGAGGGCGACCTCAAGAGCGGCAAGGGCACGATCTCGACGAAGAGCGGCGCGCTCTCGAGCCAGCCCTACGGCTTCAACACGCGCTTCGAGGGCAAGCCCGGCACCAATCCGGAAGAGCTCGTCGGCGCCGCGCACGCCTCGTGCTTCGCGATGGCCATGTCGCTCTTCCTCGGCAACGAGGGTTTTACGGCCGAGCACATGGACGCCAAGTCCGACGTCGCTCTGGAGCAGGAGGGCGAGGGCTTCGCCGTCAAGAAGATCCACCTGACGCTGAAGGCCAAGATCCCCAACATCGAAGAAGCGACCTTCCAGAAGATCGCCGAGGCGACGAAGGAGGGCTGCCCGATCTCGAAGCTGCTGAACGCCAAGATCACGCTCGACGCGTCGCTCGTCTGA
- a CDS encoding hypothetical protein (ID:RHAL1_01033;~conserved protein of unknown function;~source:Prodigal:2.6), with the protein MSFFRSPGNSQVVTPQYTGVQMQASSSALPIPILWGMTLVAPNVVWAGDFNASPQYSQTSGKGGMFGGGSGQPTSYEYFTALVFGLCEGPITAVRWGYDGQDTYSLYQLNCQVIGGATPQAPWSYLTANHQKRALAYPGTALVVSPSYDLGSSASVGSLSFEVVGTFSGSSVTATDADPAEIVFDFLTNAQYGVGFPAASIDATSLYGLTGATYQAYCAAAGIGLSPALVDQEGASSILARWLQLTNSTAVWSGGRLKIIPFGDAPIGGVLASGATASFSPNATPVYDLTDDDFIAGTDADPVLVTRSDPYSVPNVVNLEVLSRAPTAAYGQITNQPNYYAPTPIQARDQNAIETYGLRIGPTVTAHEICTVAIGQIAAQLILQRALYVRNTYAFKLSWECCLLEPMDIVTLSDASLGLVKAPVRIIEISEDGDGLLDVTAEEYPGTVASTPGYAVDPSTNEGTVPRSIAPAPVNAPIIFEPPSELTGGVAQLRIGVSGGTNGIADPNWGGAAIFASTDNTTYTQIGSATNPSRMGALTAAIGAPPGGSSDTLQVSFAESGATIVASSTPTLILVDAEIMSFTTATLTASNAYTLGGLSRKLYGQQGGAHAVGAPALVLDASVFTWALPQNLVGTQLWLKFASFNVFGAAQQDLSTCTAYPYTPVGSSLFGPVSQSIAAGNSFDEGLASAAVTQSDDYGLASDPYTRTLDMGLASESATALAVQSGGTGAASPAAARQNIGAAASGANSDITSLTALTSATIGKAKATDTGALSYLSGGTTRASAGLLASDRYRVSVSTSGVSFAQALDLDPATGHVGLAGYTADGNNALGVLGTACLFAASTDSMRFTFSKVATANDATLSFQTSFSTRALLGTTGSDQFQLKVSPDGSSYYQVVVCDQTTGNALFKALVGLASYTVAALPAAAFNGALAFASNGRKASEAAGAGTGVVAAYSNGAWRRLADDTVVAS; encoded by the coding sequence GTGAGCTTCTTCCGCTCCCCCGGCAACAGCCAGGTCGTCACGCCACAGTACACCGGCGTGCAAATGCAGGCGTCGTCGTCCGCGCTGCCGATCCCGATCCTGTGGGGCATGACGCTGGTCGCGCCCAACGTCGTGTGGGCCGGCGACTTCAACGCCTCGCCGCAGTACTCGCAGACGAGCGGCAAGGGCGGCATGTTCGGCGGCGGCAGCGGCCAGCCGACGAGCTACGAATATTTCACGGCGCTCGTCTTCGGGCTGTGCGAGGGCCCCATCACGGCGGTGCGCTGGGGCTACGACGGGCAGGACACCTACTCGCTCTACCAGCTCAACTGCCAGGTCATCGGCGGCGCCACGCCGCAGGCGCCGTGGAGCTACCTCACCGCCAATCATCAAAAGCGCGCGCTCGCCTATCCCGGCACGGCGCTCGTCGTCTCGCCGTCCTACGATCTCGGCTCGTCGGCCTCGGTCGGCTCGCTGTCGTTCGAGGTGGTCGGCACGTTCTCGGGCTCGAGCGTCACCGCCACGGACGCCGATCCCGCCGAGATCGTGTTCGACTTCCTCACCAACGCGCAATACGGCGTCGGCTTCCCCGCGGCCTCGATCGACGCGACGAGCCTCTACGGGCTCACCGGCGCGACCTACCAGGCCTATTGCGCGGCGGCCGGGATCGGCCTGTCGCCGGCGCTCGTCGACCAGGAGGGCGCGAGCTCGATCCTCGCGCGCTGGCTGCAGCTCACCAACTCGACCGCCGTCTGGTCGGGCGGCCGGCTCAAGATCATCCCGTTCGGCGATGCGCCGATCGGAGGCGTCCTCGCCAGCGGCGCCACCGCAAGCTTTTCGCCCAACGCGACGCCCGTCTACGATCTCACCGACGACGACTTCATCGCCGGCACCGATGCCGACCCGGTTCTCGTTACCCGCTCCGACCCCTACAGCGTGCCGAACGTCGTCAACCTTGAGGTGCTGAGCCGCGCGCCCACGGCGGCATATGGTCAGATCACCAACCAGCCGAACTACTACGCGCCGACGCCGATCCAGGCGCGCGACCAGAATGCGATCGAGACCTACGGCCTGCGGATCGGACCGACCGTAACAGCACATGAAATATGCACGGTCGCCATTGGCCAGATCGCCGCCCAGCTCATCCTCCAGCGCGCGCTCTACGTGCGCAACACGTACGCGTTCAAGCTCTCGTGGGAGTGTTGTCTGCTGGAGCCGATGGACATCGTCACGCTGAGCGATGCCAGCCTCGGCCTAGTCAAGGCGCCGGTGCGCATAATCGAGATATCCGAGGATGGCGACGGGCTGCTTGATGTGACGGCCGAGGAATACCCCGGCACCGTCGCCTCGACGCCGGGCTACGCTGTCGACCCCTCGACCAACGAAGGCACTGTCCCGCGCAGCATTGCGCCGGCGCCGGTCAATGCCCCGATCATCTTCGAGCCGCCGTCCGAGCTCACGGGCGGCGTCGCGCAGCTGCGAATTGGCGTCTCCGGCGGCACGAACGGCATCGCCGATCCGAACTGGGGCGGCGCGGCGATCTTCGCGTCAACCGACAACACCACCTATACGCAGATCGGCTCGGCTACGAACCCGTCGCGCATGGGTGCTCTGACGGCGGCGATCGGCGCGCCACCTGGCGGGTCGTCCGACACGCTGCAGGTGAGCTTCGCCGAAAGCGGAGCGACAATCGTCGCGTCATCGACGCCGACGCTGATCCTGGTCGATGCCGAGATCATGAGTTTCACGACCGCGACGCTGACAGCCAGCAACGCCTACACGCTCGGCGGCCTGTCGCGGAAGCTCTACGGCCAGCAAGGCGGGGCGCATGCCGTCGGCGCGCCGGCGCTGGTGCTCGATGCTTCGGTCTTCACCTGGGCATTGCCGCAAAACCTGGTGGGCACGCAGCTCTGGCTCAAGTTTGCGAGCTTCAATGTCTTCGGGGCGGCTCAGCAGGATCTATCGACTTGCACCGCCTATCCATACACGCCTGTCGGCTCGAGTCTGTTTGGTCCGGTCAGCCAATCGATTGCCGCGGGCAATTCCTTCGACGAGGGCCTGGCCTCGGCGGCGGTGACGCAGAGCGACGACTACGGCCTTGCCTCCGATCCCTACACGCGCACCCTCGACATGGGGCTTGCCTCGGAGAGCGCGACGGCGCTCGCCGTGCAGTCGGGCGGCACAGGCGCGGCCTCGCCGGCCGCGGCGCGCCAGAATATTGGCGCAGCGGCCAGCGGCGCCAATAGTGACATCACGAGCCTCACCGCGCTCACATCAGCCACGATCGGCAAGGCCAAGGCGACCGACACGGGCGCGCTGTCCTATCTCTCCGGCGGCACGACCCGCGCCTCGGCGGGCCTGCTGGCATCGGACCGCTACCGCGTCTCGGTCTCGACGTCGGGCGTCAGCTTCGCGCAGGCGCTGGACCTCGACCCGGCGACGGGCCACGTCGGGCTGGCCGGTTACACCGCCGACGGCAACAACGCGCTCGGCGTGCTCGGCACTGCCTGCCTCTTCGCCGCCTCGACCGACTCGATGCGCTTCACCTTCTCCAAGGTGGCGACCGCCAACGACGCAACGCTGTCGTTCCAGACGAGCTTCTCGACCCGCGCGCTGCTCGGCACGACGGGGTCCGACCAGTTCCAGCTCAAGGTCTCGCCGGACGGCTCGAGCTACTACCAGGTCGTGGTTTGCGATCAGACGACCGGCAATGCGCTTTTCAAGGCGCTCGTCGGCCTCGCGTCCTACACCGTCGCGGCACTTCCCGCCGCCGCCTTCAACGGGGCGCTCGCCTTCGCCAGCAACGGCCGCAAGGCGTCGGAGGCGGCAGGCGCCGGCACCGGCGTCGTCGCGGCCTATTCCAACGGCGCCTGGCGGCGCCTTGCCGACGACACCGTCGTCGCCTCCTGA
- a CDS encoding DNA recombination protein RmuC (ID:RHAL1_01040;~source:Prodigal:2.6), producing MDRTLLVVAGHPITGTQMLVAALAAAALLALGLVVALIRAGATRAEREAAEARHEEIESQMTELSRSSIEMTARLQTVAEVFGSRQADLARLVSERLDAVGHRLGQGLETSSRAANENLGKLNERLAVIDAAQSRLTDLTREVLVLKDILANKQARGAFGQGRMEAIIRDALPASAYEFQHTLSNRSRPDCCIRLPGDDRMMVVDAKFPLEAFSALKSAAGDEAAAKAAAARVRTDVTKHIRDIAERYFVPGETQDIAILFVPSESLYGEINETFEDLVAKAHKARIIIVSPSLLMMAVQVMQAIVRDARVREQAHVIQTEVRNLVADVSRLHERVSKLQTHFKQVDGDVTQALTSSEKILKRGERIDAMDFSDAEQQARPFIRAAE from the coding sequence ATGGATCGCACCCTGCTCGTCGTCGCCGGCCATCCCATCACGGGCACCCAGATGCTCGTCGCCGCTCTCGCCGCGGCGGCGCTGCTCGCGCTCGGGCTCGTCGTCGCGCTGATCCGCGCGGGCGCGACCCGCGCCGAGCGCGAGGCCGCCGAGGCCCGGCACGAGGAGATCGAGTCGCAGATGACGGAGCTGTCGCGCTCGTCGATCGAGATGACGGCGCGGCTGCAGACGGTGGCGGAGGTGTTCGGCTCGCGCCAGGCCGATCTCGCGCGGCTCGTCTCCGAGCGGCTCGACGCGGTCGGCCACCGGCTCGGACAGGGGCTCGAGACCTCGTCGAGGGCGGCGAACGAGAACCTCGGCAAGCTCAACGAGCGGCTCGCCGTCATCGATGCCGCGCAGTCGCGCCTCACCGACCTGACGCGCGAGGTGCTGGTGCTGAAGGACATCCTCGCCAACAAGCAGGCGCGCGGCGCCTTCGGCCAGGGGCGCATGGAGGCGATCATCCGCGACGCCCTGCCGGCCTCCGCCTACGAGTTCCAGCACACGCTGTCGAACCGCTCGCGGCCGGACTGCTGCATCCGCCTGCCCGGCGACGACCGCATGATGGTGGTCGACGCGAAGTTTCCGCTCGAGGCGTTTTCCGCCCTGAAGAGCGCGGCCGGCGACGAGGCGGCCGCGAAGGCCGCGGCGGCGCGCGTGCGCACCGACGTGACGAAGCACATCCGCGACATCGCCGAGCGCTACTTCGTGCCCGGCGAGACGCAGGACATCGCGATCCTGTTCGTGCCGTCGGAATCGCTCTACGGCGAGATCAACGAGACCTTCGAGGACCTCGTCGCCAAGGCGCACAAGGCGCGCATCATCATCGTCTCGCCGTCGCTGCTCATGATGGCGGTGCAGGTGATGCAGGCGATCGTCCGCGACGCGCGCGTCCGCGAGCAGGCGCACGTGATCCAGACCGAGGTCCGCAACCTCGTCGCCGACGTCTCGCGGCTGCACGAGCGCGTCAGCAAGCTGCAAACCCACTTCAAGCAGGTCGACGGCGACGTGACGCAGGCCTTGACCTCGTCGGAGAAGATCCTGAAGCGCGGCGAGCGCATCGACGCGATGGATTTTTCTGACGCCGAGCAGCAGGCGCGCCCGTTCATCCGCGCGGCGGAATAA
- a CDS encoding Ubiquinol-cytochrome C reductase (ID:RHAL1_01046;~source:Prodigal:2.6) — MAHWLVKSEPDSWSWQQMVAAGKKGTHWNGVRNHVAKQNLMAMALGDQAFFYHSNEGKEIVGIVEVTKLYYPDPSDESGKFGMVDVRAVKDVPKPVTLAAIKAEPKLAKMMLVANSRLSVQPVTDAEWKLVCDMARL, encoded by the coding sequence ATGGCGCATTGGCTGGTGAAGAGCGAGCCGGACTCGTGGTCCTGGCAGCAGATGGTCGCGGCGGGCAAGAAGGGCACGCACTGGAACGGCGTGCGCAACCACGTCGCCAAGCAGAACCTGATGGCCATGGCGCTCGGCGACCAGGCGTTCTTCTACCATTCCAACGAGGGCAAGGAGATCGTCGGCATCGTCGAGGTGACGAAGCTCTACTATCCCGATCCGTCGGACGAGAGCGGCAAGTTCGGCATGGTCGACGTCCGCGCCGTGAAGGACGTGCCGAAGCCCGTCACCCTCGCCGCGATCAAGGCCGAGCCGAAGCTCGCCAAGATGATGCTCGTCGCGAACTCCCGGCTCTCGGTGCAGCCGGTGACGGACGCGGAGTGGAAGCTCGTGTGCGACATGGCGCGGCTGTAG
- a CDS encoding protein of unknown function (ID:RHAL1_01038;~source:Prodigal:2.6), whose translation MSELPDDLSETNIRFIVETVRDALRNDRPTPQPGLVRLPEDDRLRSIVGDILERKLSQFEKRVEAIVRTEIETSLRRIGLRIDDAHIDQTAEEFRSMIRTHRNVNRLVTGLGITLVTGMFFGLLKLLGLNLGAIVGEH comes from the coding sequence ATGAGCGAGCTTCCGGACGACCTCAGCGAGACGAACATCCGCTTCATCGTCGAGACGGTGCGGGACGCGCTGCGCAACGACCGCCCGACGCCGCAGCCCGGCCTCGTGCGCCTGCCGGAGGACGACCGGCTGCGCTCGATCGTCGGCGATATCCTCGAGCGCAAGCTGTCGCAGTTCGAAAAGCGCGTCGAGGCGATCGTGCGGACCGAGATCGAGACCTCGCTCCGCCGCATCGGCCTGCGCATCGACGACGCGCACATCGACCAGACGGCGGAGGAATTTCGCTCGATGATCAGGACGCACCGCAACGTGAACCGGCTCGTCACCGGCCTCGGCATCACGCTGGTGACGGGCATGTTCTTCGGCCTGCTGAAGCTGCTCGGGCTGAACCTCGGCGCAATCGTGGGCGAGCATTGA
- a CDS encoding protein of unknown function (ID:RHAL1_01034;~source:Prodigal:2.6) — protein MSVQVRRRREAGSFLSTYVGAQGELLVDTTNNRVQVHDGVAPGGWPAAGIADLAGRNMILNGTFAINQRAYASGTALAAGAYAHDRWKAGSGGCTYTFTQAVPDTSVIITAGSLVQAVDASNVYATTALWLTWTGTATARVWQGTASGAFASGTAVKVGGVQVNALPVAGLTIGTALSVEFSSGTVGLVQLEAALPNAGPTRFERRHGEMALCQRYYWAYAASGNGEYFWGLLSGTPYLGLRVAYPVTMRAVPTIVFSASSTGTFASGMPLVQNISSGAAFLRGDNTTTALTYLNSIAANAEI, from the coding sequence ATGTCCGTGCAAGTCCGTCGCCGCCGCGAGGCGGGGTCCTTCCTCTCGACCTACGTCGGGGCGCAGGGCGAGCTCCTCGTCGACACGACCAACAATCGCGTCCAGGTCCACGACGGTGTCGCGCCGGGCGGCTGGCCCGCCGCCGGCATCGCCGATCTCGCCGGCCGCAACATGATCCTCAACGGCACCTTCGCGATCAACCAGCGCGCCTACGCGTCCGGCACGGCGCTCGCGGCCGGCGCCTATGCCCACGACCGGTGGAAGGCCGGCAGCGGGGGCTGCACGTACACGTTCACGCAAGCCGTCCCGGACACGAGCGTGATCATCACCGCCGGCAGCCTCGTCCAGGCCGTCGATGCCTCGAACGTCTACGCGACGACGGCGCTGTGGCTGACGTGGACCGGCACGGCCACCGCGCGGGTGTGGCAGGGCACCGCATCCGGCGCCTTTGCGAGCGGCACGGCGGTGAAGGTCGGCGGCGTGCAGGTGAACGCCTTGCCGGTCGCCGGGCTGACCATCGGCACCGCGCTCAGCGTCGAGTTTTCGAGCGGCACCGTCGGCCTGGTGCAGCTCGAGGCGGCTCTGCCGAACGCCGGGCCGACGCGGTTCGAGCGCCGGCATGGCGAGATGGCGCTGTGCCAGCGGTACTACTGGGCCTACGCGGCTTCGGGCAACGGCGAGTACTTTTGGGGCCTGCTGTCGGGCACGCCCTACCTCGGCCTGCGCGTCGCCTATCCGGTCACGATGCGGGCGGTCCCGACGATCGTCTTCTCCGCGAGCAGCACCGGGACCTTCGCGTCGGGCATGCCGCTCGTCCAGAACATATCGTCCGGCGCGGCCTTCCTGCGTGGCGACAACACCACCACGGCCTTGACCTACCTGAACTCCATAGCCGCCAACGCGGAGATCTGA
- a CDS encoding 4-oxalocrotonate tautomerase (ID:RHAL1_01043;~source:Prodigal:2.6), translated as MPTYICRAPEGLLAPTSKAALAGCITDIHAEVTGGRRQFTQVIFRGTHQDDCYIAGKVLEGPHCVIQGHIRAGRSAIERAAIIRALLPKVSEILGVPRYAIWIYLSELPPRAMAEFGHVLPEPQDDEAWLAALPEEDRKRLDQL; from the coding sequence GTGCCGACCTACATCTGCCGCGCGCCCGAGGGCCTGCTGGCGCCGACCAGCAAGGCCGCGCTCGCCGGCTGCATCACCGACATCCACGCCGAGGTGACCGGCGGCCGGCGGCAGTTCACGCAGGTGATCTTCCGCGGCACGCACCAGGACGATTGCTACATCGCCGGCAAGGTGCTCGAGGGCCCGCATTGCGTCATCCAGGGCCACATCCGCGCCGGGCGCAGCGCCATCGAGCGCGCCGCGATCATCCGCGCGCTGCTGCCCAAGGTCAGCGAGATTTTGGGCGTGCCGCGCTATGCGATCTGGATCTACCTGAGCGAGCTGCCGCCGCGCGCGATGGCGGAATTCGGACACGTGCTGCCGGAGCCGCAGGACGACGAGGCGTGGCTCGCGGCGCTGCCGGAGGAGGACCGCAAGCGGCTCGACCAGCTCTGA
- the fmt gene encoding 10-formyltetrahydrofolate:L-methionyl-tRNA(fMet) N-formyltransferase (ID:RHAL1_01045;~source:Prodigal:2.6): MRIAFLGTPAFALPTLEALHAAGHDIAAVYTRAPKPAGRRGLSLTPSPVHARAEALGLPVATPRTLRDAAEAARFAALDLEAAVVVGYGLLLPTPILQAPRHGCFNLHPSLLPRWRGAAPIQRPIIAGDTETAAAIMRMEEGLDTGPVALERRVPIPPEATAGEMHDRLAALGARLMVEALAQLAAGTLALRPQTDDGVVYADKIDKAEARIDWRQPARRVHDLIRGLSPFPGAFCEPDLGKGPERLKILRATIVEGSGTPGTVLDDRLTIACGEGAVRVLEVQRAGKGPMSAEAFLNGVKLGPGTTL; encoded by the coding sequence TTGCGGATCGCCTTCCTCGGCACGCCCGCCTTCGCGCTGCCGACGCTCGAGGCGCTGCACGCCGCCGGCCACGACATCGCCGCCGTCTACACGCGCGCCCCGAAGCCGGCCGGGCGCCGCGGCCTGTCCCTGACGCCGTCGCCCGTCCATGCCCGCGCCGAGGCGCTCGGCCTTCCCGTGGCGACGCCGCGCACGCTGCGCGACGCGGCCGAGGCGGCGCGCTTCGCCGCGCTCGACCTCGAGGCCGCCGTCGTCGTCGGCTACGGGCTGCTGCTGCCCACGCCCATCCTGCAGGCGCCGCGGCACGGCTGCTTTAACCTGCATCCCTCCCTGCTGCCGCGCTGGCGCGGCGCGGCGCCGATCCAGCGTCCGATCATCGCCGGCGACACCGAGACCGCGGCGGCGATCATGCGCATGGAGGAGGGCCTCGACACCGGCCCCGTCGCGCTGGAGCGGCGCGTGCCGATCCCGCCAGAGGCGACCGCCGGCGAGATGCACGACCGGCTCGCCGCGCTCGGCGCGCGCCTGATGGTCGAGGCGCTGGCGCAGCTCGCCGCCGGCACGCTCGCGCTGCGCCCGCAGACGGACGACGGCGTCGTCTACGCCGACAAGATCGACAAGGCGGAGGCGCGCATCGACTGGCGCCAGCCGGCGCGGCGCGTGCACGACCTGATCCGCGGCCTCTCCCCGTTCCCCGGCGCCTTCTGCGAGCCCGACCTCGGTAAGGGCCCGGAGCGTCTGAAGATCTTGCGCGCGACGATTGTCGAGGGGAGCGGTACGCCCGGCACGGTACTCGACGACCGCCTCACCATCGCCTGCGGCGAGGGTGCCGTGCGCGTGCTGGAGGTCCAGCGCGCGGGCAAGGGCCCGATGAGCGCCGAGGCGTTCCTGAACGGCGTGAAGCTGGGACCGGGAACGACGCTCTGA
- a CDS encoding protein of unknown function (ID:RHAL1_01036;~source:Prodigal:2.6) codes for MRGVTDVDKAGQPIELHRGDRVALADDDWDLVGHKLIIVDPEPVPGSFQCVIDADGEQLTVSRASLRPF; via the coding sequence ATGCGCGGAGTGACGGACGTGGACAAGGCCGGGCAGCCGATCGAGCTTCATCGCGGGGATCGTGTCGCGCTTGCGGACGACGATTGGGATCTCGTCGGCCACAAGCTGATCATCGTCGATCCGGAGCCCGTGCCGGGGTCGTTCCAATGCGTCATCGACGCCGACGGCGAGCAGCTGACCGTCAGCCGCGCCTCGCTTCGCCCGTTCTAG
- a CDS encoding protein of unknown function (ID:RHAL1_01039;~source:Prodigal:2.6) yields the protein MSRLADTVTWLAAPLFGGYLGVVTLGGLDALVMRVCPALEAWLSPVVAIAPVDTILRDKAHVCFELHITKLHAAVPIKYAFFVEARLSDRIPVAAYLVDEHLHRQKNADLVTHPVGERWMRHYCFDLPQTVEDLDLRVTGSALHRRHPFYDTPTPIPSFFVAAPG from the coding sequence TTGAGCCGGCTTGCCGACACCGTGACGTGGCTCGCAGCCCCGCTCTTCGGCGGCTATCTCGGCGTCGTCACGCTCGGCGGCCTCGACGCGCTCGTGATGCGCGTGTGCCCGGCACTCGAGGCCTGGCTGTCACCGGTCGTCGCCATCGCGCCCGTCGACACGATCCTGCGCGACAAGGCGCATGTCTGCTTTGAGCTGCACATCACCAAGCTGCATGCGGCGGTGCCGATCAAGTACGCCTTCTTCGTCGAGGCGCGGCTCTCCGACCGCATCCCGGTCGCCGCCTATCTCGTCGACGAGCACCTGCACCGGCAGAAGAACGCGGACCTTGTCACGCATCCCGTCGGCGAACGTTGGATGCGCCACTATTGCTTCGACCTGCCGCAGACGGTCGAGGATCTCGATCTGCGCGTGACCGGCAGCGCGCTGCACCGCCGGCATCCCTTCTACGACACGCCGACGCCGATCCCGAGCTTCTTCGTCGCGGCGCCGGGCTGA
- a CDS encoding Lysozyme (modular protein) (source:Prodigal:2.6;~ID:RHAL1_01037), protein MVRHIDEAGRAAIKHFESCRLEAYRDAGGVWTIGWGSTRGVTPGMTITQAEADQRFEADLAPAETAVASLVRVPLTDGQFAALVSFVFNCGAGTLRTSSLLRLLNGGDYAAVPAELRRFRFAHGKPLKGLAVRRAAEAALWAGLDPLPTARPKAAAPHGTPQTPGSRPPSSAPASPPTTDRTSSMGALTTISSIFSLVETFGPLIPEVVAEVPDIAKKAAKLATDVKAMDVTDSISDLEALVAAAAVPFGVITKTVEASKSLTA, encoded by the coding sequence ATGGTGCGACATATCGACGAGGCCGGACGCGCTGCCATCAAGCACTTCGAGTCCTGCAGACTGGAGGCCTACCGCGACGCCGGCGGTGTCTGGACCATCGGCTGGGGCTCGACCCGCGGCGTCACGCCCGGGATGACCATCACCCAGGCGGAGGCCGACCAGCGCTTCGAAGCCGACCTCGCGCCGGCCGAGACGGCGGTGGCGAGCCTCGTGCGGGTCCCGCTCACCGACGGCCAGTTCGCCGCGCTCGTCAGCTTCGTCTTCAACTGCGGCGCCGGCACGCTGCGCACGTCGTCGCTGCTGCGCCTCCTCAACGGCGGCGACTACGCCGCCGTGCCGGCCGAGCTCCGGCGCTTCCGCTTCGCGCACGGCAAGCCGCTCAAGGGCCTGGCCGTGCGGCGCGCGGCGGAAGCGGCGCTCTGGGCCGGACTCGATCCGCTGCCGACGGCGCGGCCGAAAGCCGCCGCGCCGCACGGCACGCCCCAAACTCCCGGATCGCGGCCGCCGTCGTCCGCACCGGCGAGCCCTCCCACGACGGATAGGACAAGCAGCATGGGCGCACTCACCACCATCTCCTCCATCTTCAGCCTCGTCGAGACCTTCGGCCCGCTCATTCCCGAGGTCGTCGCCGAGGTGCCGGACATCGCCAAGAAGGCCGCCAAGCTCGCGACCGACGTGAAGGCCATGGACGTCACCGACTCGATCTCCGACCTCGAGGCGCTCGTCGCCGCCGCGGCGGTGCCGTTCGGCGTCATCACCAAGACCGTCGAGGCCTCGAAGTCGCTCACCGCCTGA
- a CDS encoding protein of unknown function (ID:RHAL1_01035;~source:Prodigal:2.6), translating to MSYTVLIDPTTGKKNPGLIARDSDGAVIPADPMNADWAAYQAWLEAGNKPSEPQAPAPQPSHKASRPGQQ from the coding sequence GTGAGCTACACGGTGCTGATCGATCCAACGACGGGGAAGAAAAACCCGGGCCTCATCGCGCGCGACAGCGATGGCGCCGTCATTCCCGCCGATCCGATGAACGCGGACTGGGCGGCGTACCAGGCCTGGCTCGAGGCCGGAAACAAGCCGTCTGAGCCGCAGGCACCAGCGCCGCAACCATCGCACAAGGCAAGTCGTCCTGGCCAACAGTAA
- a CDS encoding protein of unknown function (ID:RHAL1_01042;~source:Prodigal:2.6), translating into MQDVVEPRHVAAFLSPFERDDAATSVLAEFASQLGMLTLLAGQPIMVPPELQPDFELARQRLLDEAV; encoded by the coding sequence ATGCAGGACGTTGTCGAGCCCCGCCACGTGGCCGCTTTCCTGTCGCCGTTCGAGCGCGACGACGCAGCGACATCGGTCCTCGCCGAGTTTGCCTCGCAGCTGGGCATGCTGACCCTGCTTGCCGGCCAGCCCATCATGGTGCCGCCGGAACTGCAGCCGGATTTTGAGCTGGCCCGGCAGCGTCTGCTCGACGAGGCGGTCTGA
- the def gene encoding peptide deformylase (ID:RHAL1_01044;~source:Prodigal:2.6) — MARRPILIIPDAKLRQTAEPVGHVDDEVRALVDDMFETMYKAPGIGLAAPQIGVLRRVVVLDVAKRRDEEAASEPMVLINPEITYESEETAVHEEGCLSIPDFYEDVERPAVIRVDFLDRDGKPQSIEAEGILAVCIQHEIDHLNGVLFIDHISRLKRSRVIKKFEKAARETQDV; from the coding sequence ATGGCCCGCCGTCCGATCCTCATCATCCCCGATGCCAAGCTCCGCCAGACCGCGGAGCCGGTCGGCCACGTCGACGACGAGGTCCGTGCGCTCGTCGATGACATGTTCGAGACGATGTACAAGGCGCCGGGCATCGGGCTCGCCGCGCCGCAGATCGGCGTGCTGCGCCGCGTCGTCGTGCTCGACGTCGCCAAGCGCCGCGACGAGGAGGCCGCCTCCGAGCCGATGGTGCTGATCAACCCCGAGATCACCTACGAGTCGGAGGAGACGGCCGTCCACGAGGAAGGCTGCCTGTCGATCCCCGATTTCTACGAGGACGTCGAGCGCCCCGCCGTGATCCGCGTCGACTTCCTCGATCGCGACGGCAAGCCCCAGTCGATCGAGGCCGAGGGCATCCTCGCCGTCTGCATCCAGCACGAGATCGACCATCTCAACGGCGTCCTCTTCATCGATCACATCTCCCGCCTCAAGCGCAGCCGGGTGATCAAGAAGTTCGAGAAGGCGGCCCGCGAGACGCAGGACGTCTGA